In Microbacterium lushaniae, the following are encoded in one genomic region:
- a CDS encoding FAD-binding oxidoreductase produces the protein MTTAPTEQPEQGVTPDIVRRLIAIVGADAVTAQDDLMSDPDWPLRDPYWVPGDETYTAGVAVHPTTTEQVQEIVRLANETGLPVSTHSQGRNNGYGGSSPRVGGSISLSLRRMNRVLEINEELAYAVVEPGVRWFDLYDELRARGSRLQVSVPDLGWGSVVGNSLDNGVTYLPYGADFQAPCGMEVVLPDGSLLRTGMGAMPDNPAWHTYKRGVGPTLDPLFIQSNFGIVVRMGVWLMPSPEAYAPLLLTVAADGDLPRAIDTVRELRLANRLRGVPSFYNTLMAATMTGVADVIARAEKGFLPDDDVQRIADETGLGRWYLRSALWGSRAEVDLQVRQVREAWERIPGSTLSVQGVYGPDEYARIASISDRITAGVPNLDVIKHKGEGFGHIGIAPIVPMVGDHVMEVVDLVRDIIEQRTGLNYKAGILVVNERSCALVSSINFDPRDPDQARAAYATARELVAELAARGYSEYRAHLDFMEDVAGFMSWNDHAYRRFVTRIKDAIDPAGVLSPGRYGIWPSSRGSHPPRS, from the coding sequence ATGACCACCGCACCGACGGAGCAACCGGAGCAGGGAGTGACCCCGGATATCGTGCGACGACTGATCGCGATCGTCGGAGCCGACGCGGTGACAGCGCAGGACGATCTGATGTCCGACCCCGATTGGCCATTGCGCGATCCGTACTGGGTCCCGGGCGACGAAACCTACACCGCCGGCGTGGCCGTACACCCCACGACGACCGAACAGGTGCAGGAGATCGTGCGACTGGCCAACGAGACCGGCCTGCCGGTGAGCACGCATTCCCAGGGTCGCAACAACGGGTACGGCGGTTCCTCGCCTCGCGTCGGCGGCTCCATCTCCCTGAGCCTGCGGCGGATGAACCGGGTTCTGGAGATCAATGAGGAGCTGGCCTATGCGGTCGTCGAGCCCGGTGTGCGGTGGTTCGACCTGTACGACGAGCTCCGCGCGCGCGGGTCCAGGCTCCAGGTATCGGTACCTGATCTGGGTTGGGGCAGCGTCGTGGGCAATTCCCTCGACAACGGCGTGACCTATCTTCCCTACGGCGCGGACTTCCAAGCTCCGTGCGGGATGGAGGTGGTCCTGCCGGACGGGTCGCTCCTGCGGACCGGAATGGGCGCGATGCCCGACAACCCGGCGTGGCACACGTACAAGCGCGGGGTCGGCCCGACCCTCGATCCGCTCTTCATCCAATCGAATTTCGGCATCGTGGTCCGGATGGGCGTGTGGCTCATGCCGTCGCCGGAGGCGTATGCACCGCTGCTGCTCACCGTCGCGGCCGACGGTGATCTTCCGCGCGCGATCGATACGGTCCGCGAACTGCGCCTCGCCAACCGGCTGCGGGGGGTCCCGAGCTTCTACAACACACTCATGGCGGCCACGATGACCGGTGTGGCCGACGTCATCGCGCGGGCCGAGAAGGGGTTCCTTCCCGACGACGACGTCCAGCGGATCGCCGACGAGACCGGCCTGGGCCGCTGGTACCTCCGCAGCGCCCTCTGGGGGTCACGGGCGGAGGTCGACCTGCAGGTTCGTCAGGTCCGGGAGGCATGGGAGCGGATCCCTGGATCCACCCTGTCCGTGCAGGGGGTCTACGGCCCCGACGAGTACGCCCGCATCGCCTCGATCTCCGATCGCATCACGGCGGGCGTGCCGAACCTGGATGTCATCAAGCACAAGGGCGAAGGTTTCGGCCACATCGGCATCGCCCCCATCGTGCCGATGGTGGGCGATCACGTGATGGAGGTCGTCGATCTGGTGCGCGACATCATCGAGCAGCGCACCGGATTGAACTACAAGGCCGGGATCCTCGTCGTGAACGAGCGCTCCTGCGCACTCGTGTCCTCGATCAACTTCGACCCCCGCGATCCGGATCAGGCGCGCGCCGCCTACGCCACGGCGCGCGAACTGGTGGCGGAGCTGGCTGCCCGCGGCTACAGCGAATACCGCGCCCATCTCGACTTCATGGAGGATGTAGCCGGGTTCATGTCGTGGAACGATCACGCCTACCGGCGATTCGTCACCCGCATCAAAGACGCGATCGACCCCGCAGGCGTGCTGAGCCCCGGCCGCTACGGCATCTGGCCTTCGTCGCGCGGCAGCCACCCGCCGCGGTCGTAG
- a CDS encoding HAD-IA family hydrolase, with amino-acid sequence MPALIFDCDGVLADTEMHGHLPAFNQTFREFGVPIEWSTDVYGEKVRIGGGKERMRSEFTPELAARWAEFPADAAAQDELIAAMHRRKTDLYTALIAEGRIDPRPGVERLAREAHEQGWALAVASTSAEPSVRAVLTRAVGEDLAAEFRVFAGDVVPRKKPAPDIYLHALAELGIGASDAVVIEDSSIGLRAAVGAGIATIVTKSAYTGGEDFEGASLVLEDLATTTLTDIEHVRALGIAHTTEES; translated from the coding sequence ATGCCCGCGCTGATCTTCGACTGCGACGGTGTGCTCGCCGACACCGAGATGCACGGACATCTGCCGGCGTTCAACCAGACGTTCCGCGAGTTCGGGGTCCCCATCGAGTGGTCGACGGACGTCTACGGCGAGAAGGTGCGCATCGGGGGCGGCAAGGAGCGCATGCGGAGCGAGTTCACGCCCGAACTGGCTGCACGCTGGGCGGAGTTCCCGGCGGATGCGGCGGCGCAGGACGAGCTCATCGCCGCCATGCATCGTCGCAAGACCGACCTGTACACGGCGCTCATCGCTGAGGGGCGTATCGATCCGCGCCCCGGTGTGGAGCGTCTGGCCCGCGAGGCTCATGAGCAGGGGTGGGCCCTCGCGGTCGCGTCGACCTCCGCGGAGCCGTCGGTCCGGGCTGTGCTGACACGTGCCGTCGGAGAAGACCTGGCGGCGGAGTTCCGTGTGTTCGCCGGAGACGTCGTTCCCCGCAAGAAGCCCGCGCCGGACATCTACCTGCATGCCCTCGCCGAACTGGGCATCGGAGCGTCGGACGCTGTCGTGATCGAGGACAGTTCCATCGGTCTGCGTGCCGCCGTGGGGGCGGGAATCGCGACGATCGTCACCAAGAGCGCCTACACCGGCGGTGAGGACTTCGAGGGGGCGTCCCTCGTCCTGGAGGACCTGGCCACGACGACCCTGACAGACATCGAACACGTGCGGGCCCTCGGGATCGCACACACGACGGAGGAATCATGA
- a CDS encoding PadR family transcriptional regulator — MSLRYALLALVRVGPQSGYDLQKQFAVSVGHVWHAPDSQIYPELRKMEAEGLIRGEEQTRGERGTRRMYHVTPAGHRAFLEWIASPPEYQRVRDPAHLRAAYLEAATPDQARAFLRAHIAQWEGELEQWEGELRRIDAVDNPMLLRRLAVTADEDRERTIAYKRFAYEGLVERARGEIAWARRGLALVDRLEGTPG, encoded by the coding sequence ATGAGTCTGCGCTACGCGCTCCTCGCGCTCGTTCGGGTCGGCCCGCAGTCCGGCTACGACCTGCAGAAGCAGTTCGCGGTGTCGGTGGGTCACGTGTGGCACGCACCCGACTCCCAGATCTACCCCGAACTGCGCAAGATGGAGGCCGAGGGCCTCATCCGGGGTGAAGAGCAGACGCGGGGAGAACGCGGTACGCGCCGCATGTACCACGTCACCCCCGCCGGGCATCGGGCGTTCCTGGAGTGGATCGCCTCGCCCCCCGAATACCAGCGCGTGCGCGACCCCGCGCACCTGCGCGCCGCCTACCTGGAAGCCGCCACACCCGATCAGGCCCGCGCGTTCCTGCGCGCCCACATCGCGCAGTGGGAGGGCGAGCTGGAGCAGTGGGAGGGCGAGCTGCGCCGCATCGACGCGGTCGACAACCCCATGCTGCTGCGTCGCCTGGCCGTCACGGCCGACGAGGACCGTGAACGCACGATCGCCTACAAGCGCTTCGCCTACGAGGGCCTCGTCGAGCGCGCCCGCGGCGAGATCGCGTGGGCGCGCCGCGGGCTCGCACTCGTGGACCGCCTGGAAGGGACGCCCGGATGA
- the folE gene encoding GTP cyclohydrolase I, whose amino-acid sequence MTTAPRTADAAPAVDRERAVAAVRELLSAVGEDVERLGLMRTPERVADLYLELFSGIGRDPASALGAPVALTENEQPGELVGVTGIPFRSVCEHHLLPFEGTVDVFYAPSRHIAGLSRVARLVDAASRRPQLQERLGQQIVDAMMAVLSPHGVAVRIEAAHGCVAHLEPAAASARAVTVATAGTLPGDLWRLAATAQA is encoded by the coding sequence ATGACCACGGCGCCACGGACGGCGGATGCCGCTCCCGCCGTGGACCGCGAGCGCGCCGTCGCCGCGGTCCGCGAGCTGCTCTCGGCCGTCGGTGAAGACGTCGAGCGCCTGGGCCTCATGCGCACGCCCGAGCGCGTCGCCGATCTCTATCTGGAACTGTTCTCCGGCATCGGGCGCGACCCCGCGTCGGCCCTCGGCGCCCCCGTCGCCCTCACCGAGAACGAACAGCCCGGCGAGCTCGTAGGCGTCACCGGCATCCCCTTCCGGTCGGTGTGCGAGCATCATCTCCTGCCCTTCGAGGGCACGGTCGACGTGTTCTATGCACCCTCCCGTCACATCGCCGGCCTGAGCCGCGTCGCCCGCCTCGTCGACGCGGCCTCCCGGCGCCCGCAGCTGCAGGAGCGCCTCGGCCAGCAGATCGTCGACGCCATGATGGCCGTCCTGAGCCCGCACGGCGTCGCGGTGCGGATCGAGGCGGCCCACGGCTGCGTCGCGCACCTGGAGCCGGCGGCCGCATCCGCGCGCGCGGTCACCGTCGCCACGGCCGGCACGCTTCCCGGCGACCTGTGGCGGCTCGCCGCAACGGCGCAGGCCTGA
- a CDS encoding SDR family NAD(P)-dependent oxidoreductase: MQDFAGRVAVITGGASGVGFGQAQVFGDLGCRVTIVDMREEALQAAAETLRARGIDVHPLQLDVRDRVAWERAADDIEARWGAAPSLLFNTAGVNGFGPLEEASYADFDWIMGVNFGGVVNGIVTLLPRMLAGGTDGHIVSVASMGGFQGSPSAAIYAASKAAVINLMESYALTLPAQGIGVSVLCPASVRSDIAHTLDRRPAELASGSSFITDERFIELQRRLYAGGMDPVELAEHVREAIVADRFWVLPFTETRDGLRAHFDSILAAYDDCVTDPDAAAERARTFDEYRAQSARLRDS; this comes from the coding sequence GTGCAGGACTTCGCGGGCCGGGTGGCGGTGATCACCGGCGGCGCATCCGGGGTCGGGTTCGGCCAGGCGCAGGTCTTCGGCGATCTGGGCTGCCGCGTGACGATCGTCGACATGCGCGAAGAGGCCCTCCAAGCCGCAGCCGAGACCCTTCGCGCTCGGGGTATCGACGTGCACCCGCTGCAGCTCGACGTGCGCGACCGCGTCGCGTGGGAGCGCGCGGCGGACGACATCGAGGCCCGGTGGGGCGCCGCTCCGTCGCTCCTGTTCAACACGGCCGGGGTGAACGGCTTCGGCCCGCTCGAGGAGGCCTCCTATGCCGACTTCGACTGGATCATGGGCGTCAACTTCGGCGGGGTGGTCAACGGCATCGTGACCCTCCTGCCCCGGATGCTCGCCGGCGGGACAGACGGGCACATCGTGTCCGTCGCGTCGATGGGCGGGTTCCAGGGAAGTCCCAGCGCAGCCATCTACGCCGCCTCCAAGGCCGCCGTGATCAACCTCATGGAGAGCTACGCGCTGACGCTTCCCGCGCAGGGAATCGGGGTCAGCGTGCTGTGCCCCGCGAGCGTCCGTTCCGACATCGCGCACACGCTCGATCGCCGGCCCGCCGAACTGGCTTCGGGCTCGAGCTTCATCACCGACGAGCGGTTCATCGAGCTGCAGCGTCGTCTGTACGCCGGCGGGATGGACCCGGTGGAACTCGCCGAGCACGTCCGGGAGGCGATCGTCGCCGACCGGTTCTGGGTGCTCCCCTTCACGGAGACCCGCGACGGCCTGCGTGCGCACTTCGACAGCATCCTGGCCGCGTACGACGACTGCGTCACCGACCCGGATGCGGCCGCCGAGCGCGCCCGCACCTTCGACGAGTACCGCGCGCAGTCCGCGCGCCTGCGCGATTCCTGA
- the ligM gene encoding vanillate/3-O-methylgallate O-demethylase, which yields MANNLQELIDQQNPVEMLRNSQIGSYIYPVVPADFQNWIKEQQAWRNTAVLYDQSHHMDNVFLKGSDAIKLISATAINSVANFAVNKAKQYVPTTESGHVIGDGILFREAEDEYVYVGRAPASNWLMFHGETGGYSNLDITVDRRSPSRPYGHSVSRQYYRFQIQGPNAWAVIEKLNGGPLEKLGFFNMSTMIIAGKEVRTLRHGMAGAPGLEIWGPYAEHDEIRDAIVEAGAEFGLVPVGSRAYPSNTLESGWIPSPLPAIYTGEAERAYREWLGVDSYEATGTLAGSFVSDNIEDYYMTPWELGYGSFVKFDHDFIGRDALEKMNKDDQRKKVTLAWNAEDLAKVWGSLLNVDGPTYKFFDLPLANYGSANYDSVVDADGTVVGFSMFTGYSANEKRGLSLGVVDPNVPEGTELKVVWGEPNGGTSKASVEKHEQTEVRAVVSPVPYSTVVRQSYQGGWRTGYQS from the coding sequence ATGGCCAACAACCTGCAAGAGCTGATCGACCAGCAGAACCCCGTCGAGATGCTGCGCAACTCGCAGATCGGCTCCTACATCTACCCCGTCGTGCCGGCGGACTTCCAGAACTGGATCAAGGAGCAGCAGGCCTGGCGCAACACCGCCGTGCTGTACGACCAGTCCCACCACATGGACAACGTGTTCCTGAAGGGCTCCGACGCGATCAAGCTGATCAGCGCCACGGCCATCAACTCGGTCGCGAACTTCGCGGTCAACAAGGCCAAGCAGTACGTGCCGACCACCGAGTCGGGCCACGTGATCGGCGACGGCATCCTCTTCCGCGAGGCCGAAGACGAGTACGTGTACGTCGGCCGCGCGCCGGCGTCGAACTGGCTGATGTTCCACGGTGAGACCGGGGGCTACTCGAACCTCGACATCACGGTCGACCGCCGTTCGCCCTCGCGCCCGTACGGTCACAGCGTGAGCCGTCAGTACTACCGCTTCCAGATCCAGGGCCCCAACGCGTGGGCCGTCATCGAGAAGCTCAACGGCGGACCGCTGGAGAAGCTCGGCTTCTTCAACATGTCGACGATGATCATCGCCGGCAAGGAGGTTCGCACCCTCCGTCACGGCATGGCCGGTGCACCCGGTCTGGAGATCTGGGGCCCGTACGCCGAGCACGACGAGATCCGTGACGCCATCGTCGAGGCCGGCGCCGAGTTCGGTCTCGTGCCGGTCGGCTCGCGCGCCTACCCGTCGAACACGCTGGAGTCGGGCTGGATCCCCTCGCCCCTCCCCGCCATCTACACCGGCGAGGCGGAGCGCGCGTACCGCGAGTGGCTCGGCGTCGACAGCTATGAGGCCACCGGGACGCTGGCCGGCTCGTTCGTGTCGGACAACATCGAGGACTACTACATGACCCCGTGGGAGCTGGGATACGGCTCCTTCGTGAAGTTCGACCACGACTTCATCGGCCGCGACGCGCTGGAGAAGATGAACAAGGACGACCAGCGCAAGAAGGTCACTCTCGCCTGGAACGCCGAAGACCTCGCGAAGGTCTGGGGTTCGCTGCTGAACGTGGACGGCCCGACCTACAAGTTCTTCGACCTCCCGCTGGCCAACTACGGCTCGGCCAACTACGACTCCGTCGTGGACGCGGACGGCACCGTGGTCGGCTTCTCGATGTTCACCGGCTACAGCGCCAACGAGAAGCGCGGCCTGTCGCTGGGTGTCGTGGACCCCAACGTCCCCGAGGGCACCGAGCTCAAGGTCGTCTGGGGCGAGCCCAACGGCGGCACGTCCAAGGCGTCGGTCGAGAAGCACGAGCAGACCGAGGTCCGCGCCGTGGTCAGCCCCGTGCCGTACTCGACGGTCGTCCGTCAGTCCTACCAGGGCGGCTGGCGCACCGGCTACCAGTCCTGA
- the dhaL gene encoding dihydroxyacetone kinase subunit DhaL, protein MSAADVNVTRFVLETVAAEIVEKETYFGDLDAVVGDGDFGFSLARGFEKVLEDLPDYPTQSAAAMIQAAAMTISSRVGGTSGPIWGTGFLRAAMTAKTAESLDGATVVSMLRAAVEGIQARGKAELGDKTLLDALVPATDALEEAIAAGADSSAAVQRFAQEMRAAAERTTQLQARRGRASYSGERSIGSPDAGAVALAVLAERVADRWPERQGGDASPRKE, encoded by the coding sequence ATGAGCGCCGCAGACGTCAACGTGACGCGGTTCGTGCTGGAAACGGTCGCCGCCGAGATCGTCGAGAAGGAGACCTACTTCGGCGACCTGGACGCGGTGGTGGGAGACGGCGATTTCGGCTTCTCCCTCGCGCGCGGGTTCGAGAAGGTTCTGGAGGACTTGCCGGACTACCCCACGCAGAGCGCCGCCGCGATGATCCAAGCAGCTGCCATGACCATCTCCAGCCGGGTCGGCGGCACCTCCGGTCCGATCTGGGGAACGGGGTTCCTCCGCGCGGCGATGACCGCCAAGACGGCCGAGAGCCTGGACGGCGCGACGGTCGTGTCGATGCTCCGCGCCGCCGTCGAGGGCATCCAGGCCCGCGGGAAGGCGGAACTGGGAGACAAAACCCTCCTGGACGCTCTGGTACCGGCCACGGATGCACTGGAAGAGGCCATCGCCGCCGGCGCGGACTCCTCCGCTGCCGTTCAGCGCTTCGCCCAGGAGATGAGGGCGGCCGCGGAGCGGACGACGCAACTGCAGGCGCGGCGCGGCCGCGCGAGCTACTCGGGCGAGCGCAGCATCGGGTCGCCCGATGCCGGCGCAGTGGCCCTGGCCGTCCTCGCCGAGCGCGTCGCCGACAGGTGGCCCGAGCGTCAGGGCGGCGACGCGTCCCCACGAAAGGAATGA
- a CDS encoding AraC family transcriptional regulator: MATELDLVTRSFREWATHFPVIRRGAGWVGDGLADNFEGAVTRRVIDDRSIAILRVRAHPHAIVRSADQVRAGGEDVVLAVVQLSGSSRLTTESGTRTLRPGDHLVSSWGVPSSWEFDAEFALFVARLPRDDLRAALARPGVPFGEPLASREGVGPVLLAFVRALARDMNLLRGPTAPLVVRCLVGMFEASLLAAAPPVSPGGLTDVYSRAVGRIEDRIADPHLGVDALASALSVSRRQLQAAFTAHGTSVTQWVRTRRLERARAALARTSASERGVAQIAAEHGFRHPAHFSRLFRVAFGMSPTQWRSQALDL; encoded by the coding sequence ATGGCGACGGAGCTGGACCTTGTCACACGGAGCTTCCGGGAGTGGGCGACCCACTTCCCGGTGATCCGCCGCGGCGCCGGGTGGGTCGGTGACGGCCTGGCGGACAATTTCGAGGGCGCGGTGACCCGGCGGGTGATCGACGACAGATCCATCGCGATTCTGCGGGTGCGCGCGCACCCGCACGCCATCGTGCGTTCGGCCGACCAGGTGCGTGCGGGTGGGGAGGACGTCGTGCTCGCCGTCGTGCAGCTGTCGGGGAGCAGTCGATTGACCACGGAGAGCGGCACTCGGACGCTTCGCCCAGGTGATCATCTGGTTTCGTCCTGGGGTGTGCCGTCGTCGTGGGAGTTCGACGCCGAGTTCGCTCTCTTCGTCGCACGGTTGCCGAGGGACGATCTCCGGGCTGCGCTGGCGCGGCCGGGTGTGCCCTTCGGGGAGCCCTTGGCATCCCGGGAGGGCGTCGGCCCGGTTCTGCTGGCCTTCGTCCGCGCGCTCGCCCGAGACATGAACCTGCTCCGCGGGCCGACGGCGCCGCTCGTGGTGCGATGCCTCGTCGGCATGTTCGAAGCGAGCCTGCTCGCCGCCGCCCCGCCTGTGAGCCCGGGCGGGTTGACCGACGTCTACAGCCGCGCCGTGGGCAGGATCGAAGACCGCATCGCGGACCCGCACCTCGGGGTCGACGCGCTGGCGAGCGCTCTGTCGGTGTCGCGGCGGCAGCTGCAGGCGGCCTTCACAGCGCACGGGACGAGCGTCACGCAGTGGGTGCGGACACGACGCCTCGAGCGTGCCCGCGCGGCGCTCGCCCGTACATCGGCCTCGGAGCGGGGGGTCGCTCAGATCGCCGCGGAGCACGGCTTCCGGCACCCCGCACACTTCTCCCGCCTGTTCCGGGTCGCGTTCGGCATGTCCCCCACGCAATGGCGGTCGCAGGCCCTCGACCTCTGA
- the dhaK gene encoding dihydroxyacetone kinase subunit DhaK has protein sequence MKKFVNDPKDFVAEMLQGLALANPDTLVYVPEYNLIHRSDAPSDERVTIIQGSGSGHEPAHVMTVGPGMLTAACPGDVFAAPPVDYVYETIKRLASSKGVLLIVNNYTGDRMAFEMAQEMASAEGIDVRTLFVDDDVAVQDSLYTVGRRGVAGNFFVMKAVGAAAEAGADLDELVRIGEKVNAATRTMGLALTACTPPSKGTPLFDLEPDKVEFGVGIHGEPGRMRVELASADQMVNDLVEAVATDLQVTGADRLALMINGLGGTPISELYLAYGIAHRAITAGGAQVTRSYVGEYCTSLDMAGLSVTAVRVDEEIEQLLAAPAEIAVRVF, from the coding sequence ATGAAGAAGTTCGTCAACGACCCGAAAGACTTCGTCGCCGAGATGCTGCAGGGGCTGGCCCTGGCCAATCCCGACACGCTCGTCTACGTCCCCGAGTACAACCTGATCCACCGCAGCGATGCGCCCAGCGACGAGCGCGTGACGATCATCCAGGGGTCTGGCTCCGGCCATGAGCCGGCGCATGTGATGACCGTCGGCCCCGGCATGCTGACCGCTGCGTGCCCGGGAGACGTTTTCGCGGCCCCGCCCGTCGACTACGTCTACGAGACCATCAAGCGGCTCGCCTCGAGCAAAGGCGTCCTCCTCATCGTGAATAACTACACGGGGGACCGGATGGCGTTCGAGATGGCGCAGGAGATGGCGTCGGCCGAGGGGATCGACGTGCGCACCCTCTTCGTCGACGACGATGTCGCGGTGCAGGATTCGCTGTACACCGTGGGCCGCCGTGGGGTTGCCGGCAACTTCTTCGTCATGAAGGCCGTCGGGGCCGCCGCAGAAGCGGGCGCCGATCTGGACGAGCTCGTCCGCATCGGCGAGAAGGTGAATGCCGCCACGCGCACCATGGGGCTCGCGCTGACCGCATGCACTCCGCCGTCCAAGGGCACGCCGCTGTTCGACCTCGAACCGGACAAGGTGGAGTTCGGCGTGGGCATCCACGGGGAGCCGGGGCGCATGCGCGTCGAGCTCGCATCCGCAGACCAGATGGTGAACGACCTCGTGGAGGCGGTCGCGACCGACCTGCAGGTGACCGGCGCTGACCGGCTGGCGCTGATGATCAACGGGCTGGGCGGAACGCCGATCAGCGAGCTCTATCTCGCCTACGGCATCGCCCACCGCGCGATCACCGCCGGAGGGGCGCAGGTCACCCGGTCGTACGTCGGCGAGTACTGCACATCGCTCGACATGGCCGGGTTGTCGGTGACCGCCGTCCGGGTGGACGAGGAGATCGAGCAGCTCCTGGCCGCCCCCGCGGAGATCGCCGTCCGCGTCTTCTGA
- a CDS encoding class II fructose-bisphosphate aldolase: MPVVPLTEIVGRSFAERYGVPAVNIFNDLTLEAVLAGAVQAQSPVIVQTSVKTVRSLGASFIKAMWDDLTRDIPVPVSLHLDHCPDRDVITTCLQHGWNSVLFDASELPVEENQRQTIEVVAEARRFGAHVEGEIESIQGVEDDHGSDEESQRQSLEVQLAFLEATGVDVFAPAIGNAHGSYKSTPVLDGERITQIVESRPVPIALHGGSGLSDDQFRDLIARGCAKVNISTALKERFMKAELDFLTRAQAAGTWDPPSLFRHTRQEVVDLVVGLCDTFGSAGKA, encoded by the coding sequence ATGCCTGTCGTCCCCCTCACCGAGATCGTCGGCCGCTCGTTCGCAGAGCGCTACGGCGTCCCTGCGGTCAACATCTTCAACGACCTCACCCTCGAGGCCGTTCTCGCCGGAGCGGTGCAGGCACAGTCGCCGGTGATCGTCCAGACCTCCGTCAAGACGGTGCGGAGCCTGGGCGCGAGCTTCATCAAGGCGATGTGGGACGATCTCACCCGCGACATCCCGGTGCCGGTCTCGCTGCACCTGGATCACTGCCCCGACCGCGACGTCATCACGACGTGCCTTCAGCACGGCTGGAACTCGGTGCTCTTCGACGCATCCGAACTGCCCGTCGAGGAGAACCAGCGACAGACCATCGAGGTCGTCGCCGAAGCGCGCCGCTTCGGGGCGCACGTGGAGGGCGAGATCGAGTCGATCCAGGGCGTCGAGGACGATCACGGCTCCGACGAGGAGAGCCAGCGGCAGAGCCTCGAGGTGCAGCTGGCGTTCCTGGAGGCGACGGGGGTCGACGTGTTCGCGCCGGCGATCGGCAATGCGCACGGCTCCTACAAGAGCACACCGGTGCTCGACGGTGAGCGCATCACGCAGATCGTCGAAAGTCGCCCCGTCCCCATCGCGCTGCACGGCGGAAGCGGTCTGAGCGACGATCAGTTCCGCGATCTGATCGCCCGGGGGTGCGCCAAGGTCAACATCTCCACGGCGCTGAAGGAGCGGTTCATGAAGGCGGAACTCGACTTCCTCACGCGCGCGCAGGCCGCCGGCACGTGGGATCCGCCGTCGCTGTTCCGGCACACGCGCCAGGAGGTCGTCGATCTCGTGGTCGGTCTGTGCGACACCTTCGGCAGTGCGGGGAAGGCCTGA